One window of the Trifolium pratense cultivar HEN17-A07 linkage group LG2, ARS_RC_1.1, whole genome shotgun sequence genome contains the following:
- the LOC123903959 gene encoding uncharacterized protein LOC123903959 — protein sequence MLQFPAFMTQCQLSTRIIPTSFLLPSQWPQPQNEELLLAMEESDFEEKCNEIRKMNSNAIMIGKTTNENDKEDFDNEADDDDPDNAEESEGEEFEQETG from the exons ATGCTACAGTTTCCGGCGTTTATGACACAGTGCCAATTATCGACGAGGATAATTCCGACGTCGTTTTTGCTACCCTCTCAGTGGCCCCAGCCTCAAAACGAAGAACTCCTTCTCGCTATGGAGGAATCtgattttgaagaaaag TGCAATGAAATCAGGAAGATGAACAGCAATGCAATCATGATAGGGAAAACCACTAACGAAAATGATAAGGAAGACTTTGACAACGAggctgatgatgatgatcctgACAATGCAGAGGAATCTGAGGGCGAAGAATTTGAGCAAGAAACTGGTTGA
- the LOC123903960 gene encoding early nodulin-70-like, producing the protein MNQTTPSLPSLEVLMDLENENNGRENRTLWVLNPPEPPCMLRRVAENIKDNILHYSIQNRFFSLKHQSSPKLVLPLLFPILNSFKNYNVHKFKCDVLAGLILAIFAIPQAMGNASLAKMSPEYGLYTSIVPPLIYALMASSREIVIGPVTVDSLLLSSMIQTLKDPTNDPIAYTQLVLTATFFTGVFQVAFGFLRFGFLVDYLSHATMVGFLAAVAIGIVLQQFKGLFGITHYTNKTDLISVIKSLWTSYKTQSEWHPYNFIIGFSFLSFIILARFLGKKKKKLLWLSHMAPLVSFIISTVIAYKVNVHQIKLEDYKIEVLGPIKGGSLNPSSLNQLQLDGNGKYLGPLIKIALTVAIISTTESVAVGRIFASLRGYNIDPNREVLSLGIMNIFGSFTSCYVASGSISRTAVNYNAGSQTTVSSIVMALTVLMSLKFLTKLLYFTPKAMLAAIILSAVPGLVDFKKAFEIWKVDKLDFLACAGAFFGVLFSSVEMGLAIGAAISFAKIIVISIQPSIAVVGRLPGTDTFGDVEQYPMAVNMPGVLVVSIKFAWLCFANASPIREKIEKWVINEGENSNGESTIKVVIIDTSSLVSIDTAGITSLVELNKNLTLHGVTLSIANPRWQVIHKLRLANFVNEIGGRVFLSVGEAIDAILSAKIATV; encoded by the exons ATGAATCAAACAACACCATCTCTTCCATCACTAGAAGTGTTAATGGACCTTGAGAATGAGAACAATGGTAGAGAAAATAGGACACTATGGGTGCTCAATCCTCCGGAGCCACCATGCATGCTGCGTCGTGTCGCGGAAAATATCAAGGACAACATCTTACATTATTCGATTCAAAATCGATTCTTTTCTCTCAAACATCAATCTTCTCCAAAATTAGTATTACCCTTGTTGTTTCCTATCCTTAATTCATTCAAAAACTACAATGTTCACAAGTTCAAGTGCGATGTCTTAGCCGGTCTTATCCTCGCAATCTTTGCTATTCCACAG GCTATGGGAAATGCAAGTTTGGCGAAGATGAGTCCAGAATATGGCCTAT ATACAAGTATTGTGCCACCTCTTATTTATGCTTTGATGGCAAGTTCAAGGGAGATAGTAATAGGACCTGTAACTGTGGATTCATTGCTACTTTCATCAATGATTCAAACATTGAAAGATCCTACAAATGATCCTATTGCTTATACTCAGCTTGTTTTGACTGCAACTTTTTTTACTGGTGTCTTCCAAGTTGCTTTTGGATTCCTTAG GTTTGGGTTTCTGGTAGATTATCTTTCCCATGCCACAATGGTAGGGTTCTTGGCAGCAGTTGCCATAGGCATTGTACTACAACAATTCAAAGGATTATTTGGAATCACACACTATACCAACAAgactgatttaatttctgtcaTTAAATCTCTTTGGACATCCTACAAAACCCAA TCAGAGTGGCATCCTTACAATTTTATTATTGGATTCTCATTTTTGTCTTTCATCATACTTGCCAGATTCCTT gggaaaaagaaaaagaaattattgtGGCTGTCACACATGGCTCCTCTTGTTTCATTCATCATATCAACTGTTATTGCATATAAAGTAAATGTTCATCAAATTAAACTTGAGGACTATAAAATTGAAGTCTTAGGACCAATCAAAGGAGGTAGCTTAAATCCAAGTTCACTCAACCAATTACAACTTGACGGTAACGGTAAATATTTGGGTCCTTTAATCAAAATAGCGTTGACTGTTGCTATTATTTCAACCACG GAATCTGTAGCTGTTGGCAGAATATTTGCATCACTTAGAGGTTACAATATTGATCCAAACAGAGAAGTTTTATCCTTAGGCATAATGAACATTTTTGGATCCTTCACTTCTTGTTATGTTGCATCAG GTTCAATTTCACGGACGGCTGTAAATTATAACGCCGGCTCTCAAACAACGGTATCGAGCATAGTGATGGCACTCACTGTGTTGATGTCCcttaaatttttaacaaaactCTTATATTTCACTCCAAAAGCAATGCTAGCAGCAATAATTCTTTCAGCTGTACCAGGACTTgttgattttaaaaaagcaTTTGAAATTTGGAAGGTTGATAAATTAGATTTTCTTGCTTGTGCTGGAGCTTTCTTTGGAGTTTTGTTTTCATCTGTGGAAATGGGCCTTGCAATTGGG GCAGCTATATCATTTGCGAAGATAATTGTGATTTCGATTCAACCTAGCATAGCGGTTGTTGGAAGGCTTCCGGGAACGGATACATTTGGCGACGTAGAACAATATCCAATGGCGGTTAACATGCCTGGTGTTTTGGTGGTCTCTATTAAATTTGCTTGGCTTTGTTTCGCAAATGCAAGTCCTATTAGGGAAAA GATCGAGAAATGGGTGATCAATGAAGGTGAAAATAGTAATGGAGAAAGCACTATCAAAGTCGTCATTATCGATACATCAA GTCTTGTGAGTATTGACACAGCAGGAATAACTTCTTTGGTGGAGCTGAATAAGAATCTTACTTTACATGGAGTGACA ttATCCATTGCTAATCCTAGGTGGCAAGTAATTCACAAATTAAGATTGGCTAACTTTGTGAATGAAATTGGAGGAAGGGTTTTCTTGTCTGTGGGAGAAGCTATAGATGCAATACTTAGTGCTAAAATAGCTACTGTATAA